One Lottiidibacillus patelloidae DNA window includes the following coding sequences:
- a CDS encoding CvfB family protein → MSQLMAGKQYDLTVYNTNDYGYTLKEGDDEVFLHTKEAASGLKIGQVVTVFLYQDHGGRLAATMAEPLVTLDSFAWLKVVGTRGRLGAFLSMGIQKDILLSRDDLPEKFSHWPKEGDEIYCTLTTDKKGRLFAKMSLEAVEQQAVFAEDEMYNADVSGTVYKIAEEGVKIITENRIICFIHESEMDEPVRLGQKVKGRITFLKADGTANMSLKPRKQEALQTDAELIYSYLEHNNGAMPIHDKSSPEVIKSTFQLSKGAFKRALGALLKEGKIEQIDGWTKIKKTEQ, encoded by the coding sequence ATGAGTCAATTAATGGCTGGAAAACAATATGATTTAACCGTTTATAATACAAATGATTATGGTTATACCTTAAAAGAAGGTGATGACGAAGTTTTCTTACATACAAAAGAAGCAGCAAGTGGTCTGAAAATCGGGCAGGTTGTAACTGTATTTTTATATCAAGATCACGGTGGCCGTTTAGCGGCAACAATGGCAGAACCTTTAGTCACACTAGACTCTTTTGCATGGTTAAAAGTAGTTGGAACAAGAGGAAGACTAGGAGCTTTCTTATCTATGGGCATTCAAAAAGATATTTTACTTTCACGTGACGATTTACCAGAAAAATTTTCCCATTGGCCAAAAGAAGGCGATGAAATCTACTGTACATTAACAACAGATAAAAAAGGACGTTTATTTGCAAAAATGTCATTAGAAGCAGTTGAACAACAAGCAGTTTTTGCTGAGGATGAAATGTACAATGCTGATGTTTCTGGAACGGTTTATAAAATTGCCGAAGAAGGAGTAAAAATTATTACTGAAAACCGCATCATTTGCTTCATTCATGAAAGTGAAATGGATGAACCAGTAAGGCTAGGGCAAAAAGTAAAAGGTAGAATTACATTTTTAAAAGCAGACGGTACAGCAAACATGTCATTAAAGCCAAGAAAACAAGAAGCTCTCCAAACAGATGCTGAACTAATATACAGTTATTTAGAACATAACAATGGTGCAATGCCAATTCATGATAAATCGTCCCCAGAAGTTATTAAAAGTACTTTCCAATTAAGTAAAGGTGCATTCAAACGTGCCTTAGGAGCTTTATTAAAAGAAGGTAAAATTGAACAAATAGATGGATGGACTAAAATAAAAAAGACTGAACAATAA
- a CDS encoding HD domain-containing protein, whose product MNEIIHKAEQFAKEFFLNDSSGHDWYHTDRVRKTALKLAKEENADVFICEMAALLHDVADEKMNDSEAAGLEKVRKWLAKHNEDEKQNLHIINIISSMSFKGGNSKGVETVEGKVVQDADRLDAIGAIGIARTFAYSGAKGQAMYDPTIPVRTDMTKEQYRNEKSSAINHFYEKLFKLKDLLNTRSAKQLAEEKHAFMVEFVTTFLDEWEQK is encoded by the coding sequence ATGAATGAAATCATACATAAAGCAGAACAATTTGCAAAAGAGTTTTTCCTAAATGACAGCAGTGGTCATGATTGGTACCATACAGATCGCGTTAGAAAAACTGCATTAAAATTAGCTAAAGAAGAAAATGCAGACGTATTTATCTGTGAAATGGCAGCATTGCTTCATGATGTAGCAGATGAAAAAATGAATGATTCTGAAGCGGCAGGGTTAGAAAAAGTTAGAAAATGGTTAGCAAAACATAATGAAGATGAAAAACAAAATTTACATATTATTAATATTATTTCATCCATGTCTTTCAAAGGTGGAAACAGTAAAGGTGTAGAAACTGTTGAAGGGAAAGTTGTCCAAGATGCCGACAGATTAGATGCTATTGGAGCTATTGGGATTGCACGAACTTTTGCATATTCTGGTGCAAAAGGACAAGCGATGTACGATCCAACAATTCCAGTTCGAACTGATATGACGAAAGAACAGTATCGGAATGAAAAGAGCTCTGCGATAAATCACTTTTACGAAAAATTATTTAAGCTTAAGGATTTGCTTAATACTAGGAGTGCTAAGCAATTAGCTGAGGAAAAGCACGCATTTATGGTTGAGTTTGTTACGACTTTTTTAGATGAATGGGAGCAAAAATAA
- a CDS encoding C40 family peptidase has product MRKSPSVKERLFISSVMTGMAIGLTNTAESFENEYLDLPPIKGHEEINNLTKNLEKLKPLEGSYPNKSIDVYTMASGNSTFDYDFTVIENDSGIVKHIYAPSDVNIGTVQIRSFNESESSLELSTVQQKLQLLGYYSGMIDGIYGAATKTAIIKFQEEHNLPITGIVTSETYNKIKGIKLIVKKETPKYPKQTKPIKISEDFITNAKQYIGTPYVWGGTSPAGFDCSGYINFVFNHFKGIKLPRTVSDIWNYTIPVKEPAVGDIVFFETYKPGPSHAGIYLGKGNFLHSGINKGVTISNLSTSYWKTRYLGAKRIVQQ; this is encoded by the coding sequence ATGAGGAAATCGCCTAGTGTGAAGGAACGTTTATTCATTTCCTCTGTCATGACAGGAATGGCTATTGGCCTAACAAATACTGCTGAATCCTTTGAAAACGAATATTTGGATTTACCACCTATTAAAGGGCACGAAGAGATTAATAATCTGACAAAGAATTTAGAAAAACTAAAGCCTTTGGAAGGGTCTTACCCGAATAAGTCCATCGACGTCTATACAATGGCAAGTGGTAATTCAACGTTTGACTATGATTTCACTGTTATTGAAAATGACTCTGGAATTGTCAAACATATTTATGCTCCCTCTGATGTAAATATTGGCACAGTACAAATACGTTCTTTTAATGAAAGTGAATCAAGCCTAGAATTGTCAACAGTACAACAAAAGCTACAGTTACTTGGCTACTACTCTGGTATGATTGATGGTATTTATGGGGCAGCTACAAAAACAGCAATTATTAAATTTCAAGAAGAGCACAACTTACCAATTACAGGGATTGTTACAAGTGAAACCTATAATAAAATTAAAGGAATTAAATTAATTGTTAAAAAAGAAACACCAAAATACCCTAAGCAAACGAAGCCAATAAAAATTAGTGAAGATTTTATTACAAATGCAAAGCAATATATTGGCACTCCTTATGTGTGGGGAGGAACATCACCTGCAGGATTTGATTGCAGCGGATACATCAATTTTGTTTTCAACCACTTTAAAGGCATCAAACTCCCTAGAACTGTTAGTGACATTTGGAACTATACGATTCCTGTAAAAGAACCTGCTGTTGGTGACATCGTCTTCTTCGAAACATATAAACCAGGCCCTTCACATGCAGGTATATATTTAGGGAAAGGAAATTTCCTACATTCCGGAATTAATAAAGGAGTCACAATAAGTAATTTATCTACAAGTTATTGGAAAACAAGATATTTAGGAGCAAAGCGAATTGTTCAACAATAG
- the cspD gene encoding cold-shock protein CspD, with the protein MLNGKVKWFNSEKGFGFIEVEGADDVFVHFSAIQGEGFKSLEEGQEVSFEIVEGNRGPQAANVTKL; encoded by the coding sequence ATGTTAAACGGAAAAGTAAAATGGTTCAACTCTGAAAAAGGTTTTGGCTTCATCGAAGTTGAAGGTGCAGACGACGTATTCGTACACTTCTCAGCTATCCAAGGCGAAGGTTTCAAATCATTAGAAGAAGGTCAAGAAGTTTCTTTCGAAATCGTTGAAGGTAACCGCGGACCACAAGCAGCTAACGTTACTAAGCTGTAA
- a CDS encoding ABC transporter permease, with protein MFKLWLNENLKIYKRLRTWIMFGLLFLLVIGGSIVVKVSEDMYQSEYEQQNKDWKDYEREKIEHLKNELNSEHMDEKYKSYLEREIEEIEYKLEHDIAPTAPIWNNIEGATTMAFQLLTLFVVIIAADIVASEFTWGTIKLLLIRSVSRTKILLAKYLATLSFALLLLVLLFVSIFTISGILYGFDGFNQSLITITPDGEIIKKSRFLNIFQSYGIQSVSLIIIVTIAFMISTVFRSSSLAIGISLLTLFMGSTISIAFFELGFEWVKYFLFIHTINLQEYMISGHVLMRYDEMGNQVALGTLGQSITIISIYYIIFLFIAWFIFNKRDIKA; from the coding sequence TTGTTTAAATTGTGGCTGAATGAAAACTTAAAAATATATAAACGTTTGCGAACCTGGATTATGTTTGGTTTATTATTTCTATTAGTAATTGGTGGATCAATTGTTGTAAAAGTGTCTGAAGATATGTATCAGTCAGAATACGAACAACAAAATAAAGATTGGAAAGATTATGAAAGAGAAAAGATAGAACATTTAAAGAATGAATTAAATAGTGAACATATGGATGAAAAGTACAAAAGCTATCTTGAAAGAGAAATTGAAGAAATTGAGTACAAACTTGAGCATGACATCGCTCCAACAGCTCCAATATGGAATAATATCGAGGGAGCAACAACGATGGCATTTCAACTACTGACATTGTTCGTTGTAATTATTGCGGCAGATATTGTTGCAAGTGAGTTCACTTGGGGAACAATCAAATTATTATTAATCCGTTCAGTAAGCAGAACAAAAATATTACTTGCTAAATATTTAGCTACACTATCTTTTGCACTATTATTATTAGTTTTACTTTTCGTGTCAATTTTTACAATTAGCGGCATATTGTATGGTTTTGATGGGTTTAACCAATCACTAATCACTATTACTCCTGACGGAGAGATCATTAAAAAATCCAGGTTTTTAAATATTTTTCAATCTTACGGGATCCAATCCGTTTCATTAATTATTATCGTAACGATTGCCTTTATGATATCAACAGTTTTTCGCAGTAGTTCTTTAGCAATCGGTATTTCTTTATTGACATTATTTATGGGATCTACAATTTCGATTGCCTTTTTCGAACTTGGTTTTGAATGGGTAAAATATTTCTTATTTATCCACACTATAAACTTGCAAGAATACATGATAAGTGGTCATGTGTTAATGAGGTATGATGAGATGGGGAATCAGGTTGCTCTTGGAACATTAGGTCAATCAATCACAATTATTTCTATCTACTATATAATCTTTTTGTTTATTGCTTGGTTTATTTTCAATAAACGTGATATAAAAGCATAA
- a CDS encoding DUF2524 family protein encodes MANRTDIDEHIKSAENTLETIKEQLDKARQQQGADMDEFTQAQLQLEQTYEDLDAMMRSANSQQRYQLQLIQRQVRTAQHEMILAGQTNEHYEG; translated from the coding sequence ATGGCAAATCGAACAGATATTGACGAACATATTAAAAGTGCAGAAAATACATTAGAAACAATTAAAGAACAATTAGACAAAGCGAGGCAACAGCAAGGTGCTGACATGGATGAATTCACGCAGGCTCAGCTACAACTTGAACAAACTTATGAAGATTTAGATGCAATGATGCGTTCAGCAAACTCTCAGCAACGTTACCAACTCCAACTAATCCAAAGACAAGTACGGACTGCCCAACATGAGATGATTCTAGCTGGGCAAACTAATGAACATTACGAAGGATAA
- the map gene encoding type I methionyl aminopeptidase, whose protein sequence is MIILRSKREIENMRKAGSLLASCHQEIGKMIRPGISTMEINDFVEDYLKKNGATPEQKGYKGYKYATCASINDEICHGFPRKEKLNDGDIVTIDMVVNLDGWLADSAWTYAVGNITTESARLMEVTKEALYRGIEQAVVGNRIGDISHAIQSYVEAEGFSVVRDFIGHGIGTKIHEEPAVPHFGPPGKGQRLKEGMVITIEPMVNIGDYMSKMDDNGWTARTVDASLSAQFEHTVAITDGTPQILTDQKESDDRCNE, encoded by the coding sequence ATGATTATTCTTCGATCGAAAAGAGAAATTGAAAACATGCGAAAAGCAGGATCTTTATTAGCCTCATGTCATCAAGAAATAGGTAAGATGATAAGGCCAGGTATTTCTACTATGGAAATTAATGATTTTGTAGAAGATTACCTCAAAAAAAACGGTGCGACACCAGAACAAAAAGGGTACAAAGGCTATAAATATGCCACGTGCGCATCTATAAATGATGAAATATGCCATGGGTTTCCAAGAAAAGAAAAATTAAATGACGGAGATATCGTTACAATCGATATGGTTGTAAATTTAGATGGGTGGTTAGCAGATTCCGCTTGGACATATGCTGTTGGAAATATTACTACTGAATCAGCACGACTAATGGAAGTGACAAAAGAAGCACTTTATCGAGGTATTGAACAAGCAGTAGTGGGTAATCGGATTGGTGATATATCCCACGCAATTCAAAGTTATGTGGAAGCTGAAGGGTTTTCGGTAGTCAGAGACTTTATTGGTCATGGAATTGGGACGAAAATTCATGAAGAACCTGCAGTTCCTCATTTTGGTCCACCAGGTAAAGGGCAACGTTTAAAAGAAGGCATGGTCATTACTATTGAACCAATGGTAAACATCGGGGACTATATGAGTAAAATGGATGATAACGGATGGACAGCTAGAACCGTAGATGCCTCATTGTCAGCGCAATTTGAACATACAGTTGCAATAACTGATGGCACTCCGCAAATTTTAACAGATCAAAAAGAAAGTGATGATAGATGTAATGAATGA
- the ltaE gene encoding low-specificity L-threonine aldolase, with translation MIDLRSDTVTKPTEAMRKAMYDAEVGDDVYGEDYTVRKLEEIAAEMLGKEDALFVTSGTQGNQIAVLTHCQPGNEILLEADSHIFYYEGAAISAFAGVQPRTISGNRGQMSAKDVAASIRVDDIHMPETSLICLENTHNRAGGAVVPIENMKDIYSVAQNHHIPLHLDGARLFNASVASNTKLSEYGAQTDTIQVCLSKGLGAPIGSVIAGSAPFIKDARKWRKRLGGGLRQVGVIAAPGIVALTQMVDRLEEDHKRAKRLAEGLREIPNITVENEVDTNIIVVNISKTNISVDDFLHRLKEQEVLAVPFGSETVRFTTNYHITDENIEQVLQKLNACLK, from the coding sequence ATGATCGATCTTAGAAGTGATACTGTTACAAAACCAACGGAAGCGATGAGAAAAGCGATGTATGATGCAGAAGTTGGCGATGATGTATACGGAGAAGACTATACTGTCAGAAAACTTGAAGAAATTGCAGCTGAAATGTTAGGTAAAGAAGACGCGTTATTTGTTACTAGCGGCACGCAAGGGAATCAAATCGCTGTATTAACACATTGTCAGCCTGGGAATGAAATCTTATTAGAAGCAGATTCTCATATCTTTTATTATGAAGGAGCGGCAATTTCAGCTTTTGCTGGTGTTCAACCACGGACTATTTCAGGTAATCGAGGACAAATGAGTGCCAAGGATGTAGCAGCTTCCATTCGAGTAGATGACATTCATATGCCAGAAACCTCATTAATTTGTCTTGAGAATACACATAATCGAGCAGGCGGAGCTGTGGTTCCGATAGAAAATATGAAAGACATCTATTCAGTTGCACAAAATCATCATATTCCACTTCATTTGGACGGGGCGCGACTTTTTAATGCATCAGTTGCTTCAAATACAAAACTAAGTGAGTATGGTGCACAAACGGATACAATTCAAGTCTGTTTATCAAAGGGTCTTGGAGCACCTATAGGTTCTGTTATTGCCGGTTCTGCCCCTTTTATAAAGGATGCTCGTAAATGGCGTAAACGCCTCGGCGGTGGCTTAAGACAAGTGGGTGTTATAGCCGCTCCTGGCATTGTTGCTTTAACGCAAATGGTTGACCGCTTAGAAGAGGATCATAAGCGAGCTAAACGATTAGCAGAAGGATTACGCGAAATTCCAAACATTACAGTTGAAAATGAAGTAGACACGAACATTATTGTTGTAAACATTTCCAAAACCAATATATCAGTAGATGACTTTTTACATAGGCTTAAGGAACAGGAAGTCTTAGCGGTTCCATTTGGAAGTGAAACTGTACGTTTTACGACGAATTATCATATTACCGATGAAAACATTGAGCAAGTTTTGCAAAAGTTAAACGCTTGTTTAAAATAA
- a CDS encoding formate--tetrahydrofolate ligase, whose amino-acid sequence MEPKNDIEIAQSAILANISELASNLHLNENDWEPYGKYIAKLNTESSSNKQGNLILVTAINPTPAGEGKTTVTIGLGQALNRINKNAVVTLREPSLGPTLGMKGGATGGGYSQVLPMEDINLHFTGDIHAITTANNALAALLDNHIHHGNELNIDPRRVIINRVVDLNDRSLRNVTIGLGGPFNGIPREDKFDITVASEIMAILCLATSLEDLKDRLSKMVIAYNYQKEPITVRDLNVEGALTVLLKKALHPNLVQTIENTPAIVHGGPFANIAHGCCSLIATKTALGLSDYVITEAGFGADLGAEKFFNLKCRIGELKPRAVVIVATTRALKMHGGVGKTELLEEDITAVEKGIENLEKHIQTIQTFGLPVIVAINRFATDSKAELEYIIKWCEKKEVDVSLTEVWEHGGKGGIDLAEKVVNICEEKESDFSFLYSNDETIEEKVASIAKKVYGAKDVVFSKKARNQINLFQQYKWDKLPVCIAKTQYSLSDDPSLLGRPKDFSITINELKPSIGAGFIVALAGNILTMPGLPKNPAALNIDIDDNGNTKGLF is encoded by the coding sequence ATGGAGCCGAAAAATGATATTGAAATTGCTCAATCTGCTATATTAGCTAACATAAGTGAACTAGCATCAAATCTTCACTTAAATGAAAACGATTGGGAGCCATATGGAAAATACATAGCCAAGTTAAATACTGAAAGCTCTTCAAATAAGCAAGGTAACTTAATACTAGTTACTGCAATAAACCCAACACCAGCTGGTGAAGGAAAAACGACTGTAACAATTGGCTTAGGGCAAGCCTTAAACCGTATAAATAAGAATGCGGTAGTTACATTACGTGAGCCATCACTTGGGCCTACTTTAGGTATGAAAGGTGGTGCCACAGGTGGTGGATATAGTCAGGTACTACCAATGGAAGACATTAATCTTCATTTTACAGGCGATATCCATGCTATAACTACAGCTAATAATGCTCTTGCAGCCTTATTAGACAATCATATTCACCATGGGAATGAACTAAATATAGACCCACGCCGAGTAATAATAAACCGCGTTGTTGACTTAAACGACCGTTCGTTAAGAAATGTAACAATTGGTTTAGGTGGTCCTTTCAACGGTATACCACGAGAAGACAAGTTTGACATCACTGTTGCCTCCGAAATTATGGCTATATTATGTTTAGCTACAAGCTTAGAAGATTTAAAAGATCGACTTTCTAAAATGGTCATAGCCTATAACTATCAAAAAGAACCTATTACAGTCAGGGATTTAAACGTAGAAGGTGCGCTCACTGTTTTGCTTAAGAAAGCATTGCATCCTAATTTGGTACAAACAATTGAAAACACTCCAGCAATAGTCCATGGTGGTCCTTTTGCTAATATCGCACACGGATGTTGTAGTTTAATTGCAACGAAAACCGCTTTAGGGTTGTCTGATTACGTCATTACTGAAGCTGGTTTTGGAGCAGACCTTGGAGCGGAAAAGTTCTTTAATCTCAAATGTAGAATTGGAGAATTGAAACCTAGAGCAGTCGTTATAGTAGCAACTACTAGAGCACTTAAAATGCACGGTGGTGTCGGGAAAACCGAACTTTTAGAAGAAGATATTACTGCCGTAGAAAAAGGTATAGAAAACTTAGAAAAGCATATTCAGACCATCCAAACATTTGGTCTTCCTGTTATTGTAGCGATAAACCGCTTTGCAACTGATTCAAAAGCAGAACTGGAATATATAATTAAATGGTGTGAAAAGAAAGAAGTAGATGTGTCATTAACGGAAGTTTGGGAGCATGGTGGAAAAGGAGGCATCGATTTAGCGGAAAAAGTAGTCAACATTTGTGAGGAAAAGGAAAGTGATTTTTCTTTTCTATACAGTAATGATGAAACAATCGAAGAAAAAGTTGCATCTATAGCTAAAAAGGTTTATGGTGCTAAAGATGTAGTATTTTCAAAAAAGGCAAGAAATCAAATTAACTTATTCCAACAATACAAATGGGACAAACTTCCTGTTTGTATCGCTAAAACGCAATATTCTTTGTCAGATGATCCTTCATTGTTAGGACGTCCAAAGGATTTTTCGATTACAATTAATGAGTTAAAACCGTCAATTGGTGCAGGTTTCATTGTTGCATTAGCAGGGAATATATTAACAATGCCAGGGTTACCTAAAAATCCTGCAGCTTTAAATATTGATATTGATGATAATGGCAATACAAAAGGTTTATTTTAA
- a CDS encoding 2Fe-2S iron-sulfur cluster-binding protein — MPKITVPEHGTFEVENGKKLVLALEDNGVHILHRCGGKAKCTSCQVEIQSGSLPEPNEAEQAAIKAKGVEEGIRLSCQCFVTEDMTVNPLKTVESTGLDAGPRPEDE; from the coding sequence ATGCCAAAAATAACTGTACCTGAACATGGGACATTCGAAGTTGAAAATGGAAAGAAATTAGTATTAGCGTTAGAAGATAACGGAGTACATATATTACATCGTTGTGGAGGGAAGGCTAAGTGTACATCTTGCCAAGTTGAAATTCAATCTGGCTCATTACCTGAACCTAACGAAGCTGAACAAGCTGCAATTAAAGCAAAAGGTGTTGAAGAAGGAATTCGCCTTTCATGTCAATGCTTTGTTACAGAAGACATGACAGTTAACCCACTTAAAACTGTTGAAAGTACTGGACTAGATGCAGGCCCTCGCCCTGAAGATGAATAG
- a CDS encoding DNA alkylation repair protein, whose product MNKYIGHLKKHFEDNRDNEKAIPMKKYMKDHFEFLGIPSPIRIDLTKQFFKEYGIPEGKDLHTIINLLWELPEREYQYIALSILDKKKKQLSETDIPFLEDLITNKSWWDTIDAIAPNYLGLILKKNPTIVETYVNKWLSSDNIWLNRTAILFQLKYKKDTNKELLFNIISKLAHSNEFFIRKAIGWALREYSKTDPVAVTVFIEENNDQLSPLSKREGMKVINKKKKEAGM is encoded by the coding sequence ATTAATAAATATATAGGGCATTTGAAAAAGCACTTTGAAGATAATCGTGATAATGAAAAAGCTATTCCAATGAAGAAATATATGAAAGATCATTTTGAATTTTTAGGTATTCCATCTCCGATACGAATTGATTTAACGAAACAATTTTTTAAAGAATACGGTATTCCTGAAGGGAAAGACTTACACACTATAATTAACTTGTTATGGGAATTACCAGAAAGGGAATACCAATATATTGCTTTATCCATTCTAGATAAAAAAAAGAAGCAGTTATCAGAAACTGATATCCCGTTCTTAGAGGATCTTATTACCAATAAATCTTGGTGGGATACAATTGATGCGATTGCTCCGAATTATTTAGGATTAATTCTCAAAAAAAATCCAACCATTGTTGAAACATATGTAAATAAGTGGTTGAGTTCAGATAATATATGGTTGAATCGTACAGCAATTCTTTTTCAATTGAAGTATAAAAAAGATACAAATAAGGAGTTGCTTTTTAATATTATTTCAAAACTTGCACACTCCAATGAATTTTTCATACGTAAAGCAATTGGTTGGGCTTTGCGTGAATACTCTAAAACTGATCCAGTTGCAGTTACCGTATTTATAGAGGAAAATAACGATCAACTTTCCCCATTAAGTAAAAGAGAAGGGATGAAAGTGATTAATAAAAAGAAGAAAGAAGCAGGAATGTAA
- a CDS encoding ABC transporter ATP-binding protein — MESNSTVLELKHVSKKIGRKLLIDDLSMTVNSGEVFGFLGPNGAGKTTTIRMIVGLMKISSGEILINGISVKENFEKAMAHVGAIVENPEMYKFLSGYDNLKHYARMVSSEVSDARINEVVDLVGLNNRIKDKVKSYSLGMRQRLGLAQALLHNPTLLILDEPTNGLDPAGIRELRDHLRKLAKEEGISVLVSSHLLSEMELMCDRVAIIQNGKLIDIQPVRDLEESLALLTVAFKVDQLEKAQTEISQLIEKEVLIKDDMLIVQLKQDEIPTVNKALVQAEIGVFGISTVSQSLEDKFLQITGGEEIV; from the coding sequence GTGGAATCAAATTCTACAGTATTAGAATTGAAACATGTATCAAAAAAAATCGGAAGAAAGTTACTAATTGATGACCTTTCAATGACAGTGAACAGTGGCGAAGTGTTTGGGTTCTTAGGTCCTAATGGTGCAGGAAAAACAACAACAATTCGGATGATTGTTGGTTTGATGAAGATTTCTAGTGGTGAAATATTAATTAACGGAATTAGTGTAAAAGAGAACTTTGAAAAGGCAATGGCTCACGTCGGTGCAATTGTTGAAAATCCAGAAATGTATAAGTTTTTATCAGGCTATGACAATTTGAAGCACTATGCTCGCATGGTGAGTTCTGAAGTGTCTGACGCTCGAATTAATGAAGTTGTTGACTTAGTAGGATTGAATAACCGTATTAAAGATAAAGTAAAGTCTTATTCTCTTGGAATGCGCCAAAGATTAGGACTCGCACAAGCACTATTACATAACCCGACATTACTAATTTTAGATGAGCCTACAAACGGCCTAGACCCTGCTGGTATTCGTGAGCTTCGTGACCACTTAAGAAAACTTGCAAAAGAAGAAGGTATTTCGGTATTAGTTTCAAGCCATTTATTATCGGAAATGGAACTAATGTGTGATCGTGTTGCGATCATTCAAAACGGGAAACTAATTGATATCCAACCTGTTCGTGACTTAGAAGAAAGTTTAGCGTTATTAACCGTAGCATTTAAAGTGGACCAGCTAGAAAAAGCTCAAACTGAAATTTCGCAACTTATAGAAAAAGAAGTCTTAATAAAAGACGATATGTTAATTGTTCAATTAAAACAAGATGAAATTCCAACTGTAAATAAAGCTTTAGTACAAGCTGAAATAGGAGTATTTGGCATCTCTACTGTATCTCAATCACTCGAAGATAAATTCTTACAAATTACTGGAGGTGAGGAAATTGTTTAA
- a CDS encoding acyl-CoA thioesterase codes for MPIHYVKNTRAVKSSIVLPPDTNNHHTMFGGKVMSYIDDIAAISAMRHARSNVVTASTDSVDFLHPIYEGQSVCLESFVTWTSRTSMEVFVKVVAEDLLTGDRNVCATSFLTFVAVDENGTPKNIAKVIPETDEEIWLHNSAPERAKRRRIRREESKKIAGEIGHLKPWERE; via the coding sequence ATACCAATCCATTATGTAAAAAATACACGTGCGGTTAAATCAAGCATCGTTTTGCCACCTGATACGAATAACCACCATACGATGTTTGGTGGAAAAGTAATGTCATATATTGATGATATTGCGGCAATTTCGGCAATGAGACATGCTCGAAGTAATGTAGTAACTGCTTCCACCGACTCTGTCGATTTTTTACATCCTATATATGAAGGTCAATCGGTTTGTTTAGAGTCGTTTGTCACTTGGACGAGCAGAACATCGATGGAAGTTTTTGTGAAAGTTGTTGCTGAAGACTTACTAACTGGAGACAGAAATGTATGTGCAACTTCATTCTTAACATTTGTTGCAGTTGATGAAAATGGTACACCTAAAAATATTGCAAAAGTAATACCTGAAACAGATGAAGAAATTTGGTTACACAATTCCGCACCTGAACGGGCAAAACGCAGAAGAATAAGACGAGAAGAAAGTAAGAAAATAGCGGGTGAAATTGGCCATTTAAAACCATGGGAAAGAGAATGA
- a CDS encoding YhdB family protein yields the protein MDTQEYDKALYYASHLCCQDLIILMVQTKDDLLSKKIEQFILSFKFEQDIKNVEKKRQQLIEYITHATESLPIQYNEYAF from the coding sequence ATGGATACTCAAGAATATGATAAAGCCTTATATTACGCTAGTCATTTATGTTGCCAAGACCTTATTATCTTAATGGTACAAACGAAAGATGATCTCTTATCAAAAAAAATAGAACAATTTATCTTATCGTTTAAGTTTGAACAAGATATAAAAAATGTTGAAAAGAAAAGACAGCAATTAATTGAATATATAACACATGCGACAGAGTCACTACCTATACAATATAATGAATATGCATTTTAA